The segment TCCATGCCGGCCTCCAGCTTCCAACAGCAGAAACTTCGAGTCTGTGAAGTCTGCTCCGCTTATCTGGGTCTTCACGACAATGACAGGCGACTTGCCGACCATTTCGGGGGGAAACTACACCTGGGGTTTATCGAGATACGAGAGAAACTTCAAGAGTTAAAGAGAGTCGTGGCCgagaagcaagaaaaaagaaaccaggaGCGCCTGAAAcgcagagaagaaagagagagagaagaaagggagaaactgaggcggTCCCGGTCGCATAGCAAGAACCCCAAACGATCCCGGTCCCGAGAGCATCGCAGACACCGATCTCGCTCCACTTCACAGGAACGAAAGAGAACTAGATCCAAGTCTCACGAGAAGCGCCACCGCCACAGGTCACGCTCCAGCAGCCACAGCCACCAGAGAAGTGGGCATAGCTCCAGAGACCGGAGCAAAGAGAAATCCAAAAGAAGATCCTCAAAAGAAAGGTCTTCTGGCGATAAAGAGCGTTTGCGAGATCAAGACCTAGCCTCGTATGACAAAAACAGGCGCTCGAGAGATTGGTCACCTCGcgacagagaaaaaaaagacaagaaacgTTCCTATGAGAGTGCTAATGGCTGTTCGGAAGACAGGAGGAGCTCTGAAGAGCCGGAAGCTGGGGAGATATAACAGTCTATATGTTTCTTCAATCCGTACGCCTCCTATAGAGTTACATACTGTTGTTTAGTTTACGGCTATTCAAGGTGACCCAGCCATTCCAGACACCGATCCAACTAGGCTAGATGTAAAGTATCTAAAGTTTGCCTGTAACTCAATCTGAACTGAATCTCTTTTCCTGGATGAAGTCTAAAGGTACATCCATAATTTCTGGTGAACCCTAATACAATTCTGAAAGGTTACTCTGTTCACAGGTGCAGTTTTATGTAGTATGATGCAAATCTGTGTTTAATTTTTCAGTAGAAATTAGAGTGAAAAAAATTGTGTTACTTGTCTTGGGTTTTCTTGaacatttgtaaaattctttcctAGTCCAAATAGCAGGAACTTTGGGAGccttgttttgatttcttcctttgcccttctgtcctacCCTCCCACAATAGGATCCCAAAATGCAAAATGGGGAGGGAAGTAGAGGGGCCATAAAACTTGGGTTAGAAACTTCTGTTCCCACTACTTGGTTACTACTTGGTTTCCATTCAGATCGTTTATTGCAGGGGTGTGTATtctggagaaaatggaaatgtttgtttctttttcccttttttaaaaaaaaaaaaactatttagatTTGCAAGTTACACCTGTTGCATTACGCCTTTTgcatttttattgaaatttcGAAGTCAAGCCTTGTCTTGGTTTTTCTGTTTCATTGAATTGCTATGTTCAGATTATTGTGGGGAATCTTTCTTAAGcaattcttgctttttttttttcttgtggagTGTAAAGGCTACACTTTTTAATTGTaaaaaaggtaataataataatcataataataaaatgaaagcagTAATCATCACCACTTCACCATTAAACAACCtgcattgtttaaaaaaaaaaaaaaagatgccaggTTGTTTCATCTGATAGGTTTTTTTGAAGTGGTTACTCTAACCCCAGGACTGGCTATTGTGCAATAAAGAGTCCATACTTGAGGATGCGAGGGCTTCACCATGGGATGTCAGTTGTATGATCAACAGAGGGGAATACGGTGGAGAGGTACTGTGAAGCTAGGAAGGACAAAACTTGGCTACATGTTGACTATCTGGGATGCACCAAGGTGGGGAACCTGTGCAACTAGTAGCATGGGGATGTCTTGAACAGGGAGAGGATGTTGGCTGGAGGggacattttgttttctttttggaagACGGGGGGGAAACGAGCATGAATTGCTCTTTTGGACACAGGGGAATGGAGGAACCTGGGGCATCTCTTTTTGGAGAAGCCTGGGGCATCTCCATTTGGAGAAGTCTAGTCTCTTGGGGATGGGAGGAAAGAGGATTGGGCTGGAAAAACAGGACTGAGAATCATCTTCAGCAAGGTGGCAATGATTGGTATGAGATTTGACGTCTTTCCTAAGGGCAGCCTCTTGAAGACTACGACAAGAGGACTACAAGGACTTGTGAGTTTGCCGCATATGCTCTCCACGCGCGAGCCCACTTTTCCTTGGATTCTGGATTATTGGAGAGACAGTGTGTTATAGATTGGGGGGAGGGAGTCGGGGAAGATATTTTCAGTTGATACTGTTCAAGTCTGCCACCATAATCGAAACATCTTTGTAAAAGCTAAACAATTGAGTCTGACTAATAGATACCAATTGATAATCATGGTAGGAGGGAAGAAGCACACTGCTGAGGGCTTGGGAGCTCAGCAGCCTTAGGATGATATCCCTCCATCAGCCCAAGGCTAAGGTTAGAGTCCCAAGGAAGGAAGCAGCCAGGCTCTGGGGCCCCAGCTCCTCAGTCTGAGTGGGAGTTGGGATAGTAGCCCCGGGGCATTGGCCACCTTTGACTCTCCATaccttagcccagtgcctggtcaAACGTGCTTCATTCATATCTTGACTGGCAACCTCACTGACAACTAACTGCATGTGGGAAAGCCCAGAAAGCCAGGCACTGAAAGGGCCGTGACTGACTGGGAACCTGTTCACTGGACCTACAGCAAGCATTCGAGCTTTCTAGGTAGGGGACCGGTTCAGGACAGTAAAAAAGAGTTCAGTGTGGCATTCCAGCCACGCTCAAGCCTGGACAGATGGGGATTGCTTCACCAGCAGCGAGCAAGGCGAGCCTCCTGCAGTGGCCAGGCAACTGATGCAGAGAAGACCTGGGATGACTCCACAGTCAAGGCCGTGGCCTTCTCTTTGGATTGATTTGGTTGGGTTTGGTTTTGCTTTGCTTCGATCTAGTTGCGATAAAGCAGGGcctcttgatcttttttttttttctttcttttctctttaatgaTACCATGAATCCCTGGGGAGTTTCGCAGAAGCTTGgggccttctcaaaataatattgtgAAATGCATCAGATAAACTAAATGAGactgtaaaaggaaaataatcatattgcaagaaatatgtaagttatttcctttttcttttcctttttaaataagtttttattgatgtgtCTCTCATCATGTTTCCCGGataacttccccctcccccttccaaagAGCCATgccatataacaaatagtattatttttaagGAGGAAAAGATAACAAAACTGACGGAAACATTGAAAAAGTCTCAAAACTTGTGCAGCGTATGACATCTGTGGACCTACTACAATGAGATGGAATGTGTTGCAGCTGTCTTCTCATATGTCTTCATTCAAGTTATGTTCGATCTTTACAATGTTTTTATTGTCACTTTTGATCTTTTTGgagtattgttgttttttttcctatttacattgttgttactgtgtatattgtttcctTGGCTCTGTTTGCTTCACTCTGCTCTTGTAGGTCTTTCCCCCgtgtttcaatttatttttaacaaaagggTAAACCGAGGCAGATCTCTGTGCAAGATAACCTTTATTAGCAGGGCATACTCTCTGTTAATAAAAGAGTCAGCGGCCCGCCTCTATTTGTGACAAAGACCCTAAGCAAAGGAACAGTTCCCCTTTTGTGTAAGGTTTGGGGGGGGTACAAAATAAGAACAGAACATCATGGGATTAAGTTCAAAATAGCTGGTTACAGAGCTGAGGGGTAGGGAACGCCGTCATCAGTTGGAAGTTTGGTAATGGGGGCTAGTAGTGACTGCCTGCCCTTCTCTCGTGAGTCTAGAAGAGCTCACTGTTGAGAGTCCAAGTGCAAGATAATGGCCCAGACTTGGAAAGCAAACCAGACATCCTTGCAAAATAGCTTGGTTGCGTAAAGGCCCAGATCCCTTTCTCACCCAGTCCCGAAGGTCAGCAGAATTTCTTGAGGCAAGAATAGATCAGTGATTAGCAGGAGAGCTAGATGTTCAAACATCACCCATTACAGGCTAGCTGGATTCTGAACTTAGTTAAGAGACAACCATGACTTACGCAGTTACAGGATAAAATCAATTATTTGTAAATAGTATCAATACATAAATGATATAGGCTCAGTTTTAATCTTCTCACCTGCTTCTCTGTATGTATCCCATCATTTTTTACAGTGCagtaatttttcattatatttgtatattacaaTTTGTCAAGCCATTTCTCAGTGAATGGGCATCTCCTTTGTTTCCGAtcctttgctatcacaaaaactGCTGCTATAAAGATTTTGGTGTATATGAAGACTTTCTTCTTAATATAGCTTCCCTGGGgtggtgttgttgttcagtcgtttcagtgatgtctgaccctttgtgaacccgtttggggttttcttggaaaagatactggagtggtttgccatttttttctccagctcattttaccgatgaggaactgaagcaaataaggttaggtgacatgcccagggtcaccagctagtaagtatctgaggccagatttaagctcaggaagatgagtcttccagacttaaggcccagcactctatccactgtgccgtcTAGCTGCCCTTTCCCTGAGGCATGAGCCCAGGAATGGATTCTCTGGTTCAAAGGTTATATACCTttcagtcactttttttttttttttttgcataattccaaattgctttccaaagagGTGGTACCATTTCACATCTCTACCAACAACGTATTAGTGTGCCTATCCTTCGACAGCCCCTCCAACGTTGACTACTgccattttggtctttttttccttcaattttcagGATGTGCGGTAAAAActcaaggttgttttgatttgcatttctcttttgattAGTGATTTTCACCATCCTTTCATATGGTTGTGAATACTTGGTaacttttttcaaatttgtttgttcatatcctttgaccacttatctattggagaatgacatatatatatgtacgtacatacatatatatatagaacaCATgtgttgttatatatatatatataaaaaatatcctGGATACcaaacccttatcagagaaatttgataccaAGATTTCTTTCGCATCCAACCACTTCTCTTGTTATCCTAGGTGAATTCGTTCTGTCTGTGTAgaaacttttcagtttcatgtaatcaaagttacctgttttgattttgtaattgcctctatctcttctttggttaaaaaaaaaaatatctcctaCCCATAGCTGTGAGATGTATATGATCTATTTGATGTTAATATATAATGGGTTTATCATTGTCGTTTtacaataaatcaataaatgcaTATCTTAAAATTTTATCGTGTTTCATTTCTTATATAGTCTATTATATGctatcatatataatatagggTATAGTATTCACCCatagttctaaaaaaaaaacaaaaacactttgtGTCCTCGGTAgttggtgtttgtttttttttttttttaaaccctcaccttctgtcttggactcaatactgtgtattggttctaagacagaagagcagtaagggctagacgatgggggtcaagtgacttgcccagggtcacccagctgggaagtgtctgaggccggatttgaacctgggacctctcgtctctaggcctggctcctaaatattttttaaaagtgcaaaGGGATTGTCAGACCAAAAACTATGTGAGGTACTTCTCTAAGGGGACATCTGTGTATGCGAATGACACATCTTAGAGCCCAGGGGCCTAGCACTTGAGGATCGTTGCCATCCAGGAGAGAGGAGCAAGATTTCATTGAATACCTTGGCACAGGACCAAATCTGCAGTGACAGGCTGGAATGGAGATAAATGCCTAGAAAGAGGCCACTAGGCCATCTCTAAAATGCTTCCCAGTCACCCTAGAGGCAATCAAGTTAGGAAAGCACCCTGCTGGCTGTGGGAATTCTAACATCACCTctgcccctcccctctcccaccctCCAAAGGCCCCCGGCCAAAGGTTTTAGGCTTCAGCAAGGTGTGGTCCAAGAGGCCTTCCTCAAGATTGGCCTAACTGCTAGAGGGAAGATGGTACTGGGCGGAGAGGAACCAACTTCACCCCTGTAGGTAGAGCTGATGGGAGGTCTGGCACTTGcctaggagaaaaggaaaagaatgagccCAGGCTGGGGCAGTCTTTCCCCCTCCGAAGGTAAGGCACACAGATGACAGAACTATCTGTGGTTGAGATCAAAGCAGAAGGGGCAACCTCCTGGGTTGGGTGATAACTAGAAAGCTGCTCTCTGGGCTTTCAAACCAACCTACCCATTGGGAACAGTAGAGTCTAGGAAAGCTTAGAGGAGCACCTGGTCCAAGGCTTTGCCTCTTCTTGAAAAACCTTTCTCTTACGTTGTGTGAATGTCTGGAGGGTGTATAAGAATATCCTCAGAGTCCCCCTAGCTTATTCCAATCAATTGTAGAAAGCATATCAGCACACGCTACATTAGATCACGCGTGCATGGGCATCATTCCAGGGCTCCATCAGGTTTTCGTTTCAAACTCTCCTACTGAACCACCAGCTTACCCTCCTCTCGCTCTTCTAGGCAGGCATTTGCTATCCTTCTCCCTAGAACAGGAATGGAGTAAGCCAGAGCTTTCCGACCATTGGAAAGAGTTCTCGGGTCTCTACTTCACTGTCCCCCCTCACTCTCCTTTCGAATGGTTCAGGTCTAATTTCAGTAGGAACCGCAACTTCTGGATCTGAGAACATAGGGTAAGTTCCTGCCTGGAGTCTGTCAGTCCCCGCGCCCATCATGAGGAATTCCTTCACTTCCACAGCCACCAGCTGCATTAGTCGTCCCGTGGTTCTCATTATGTGGTCCCTGAGAAGCAAAAGCTTGAATACGCAGGGCCTCTTGCCTTCCAGGTTTATTATGCTAGCTATTACACTTTTGGCAGGAAGGACAACAACCAGTTAACGCTAGACTTGGTACATCTTCCCTGGGAGCCTCCTCCAGACCCTGCCGGGCTATTCTCTGCCTGCTTCCTGTCTTATAGACAAAAGGACTCTATGTGGTCAACAGGACTTTCACGACCAAGGACCATACGGTGTCGTGCCATTTTATAACTGCGTCCTTGAATGTATTTGCCACATCCTTCCCCCAACTCAACCATAATAAGAATAATAGGACTGTCATCTCATCCCAATTACAACTCTGCAAAAATGTAAGGAGTGGGTCTACTTCCAATATTGTGTTAGTTTAGAGGTAGAGATGATCCTTGAGTGATTCCAAGTCATTGCCAAAAGGAGGTTTTTACTGCTCTTATAGGCAGGGATGGGCAACAAGAATAGAGTGGCACTGAATTGATCTGGTTGTGACCTCCCCTGCTCTTTGGGAACATGTCTGGTCACCCAAGCAAGGCAGTCTTCCGAAAGCCACTGAGAGATAGAGGCAAGATGTAACTGTTGTGAGCCTAATTGTGCCAACATTCCCTTCTAAACAACTTTTAAATAACATATCAAAGCAAATTCTGGAGTGAGATAGCCAAAAAAGGCCAGAGTGATTCATTGTTCTAACCCAAGACAGCTTAGGAGATCAGAGGGAAAGATCTGTGATACTAGGGTGGGGACTGCCAGGCGCAGGATAGTACAGTGTAGCGTTAACAGCGGCTCTGGGCTTTGGAGGCAGCAGtgaaaacagcagcagcagcagcaatttTGCAAGCTCTCATTACCCAAAATTGGTAAGGAGATTGTATTACTTGTCAGAAATGACAAGTCAGAGGGAATTTCTGTGATGGCACTGGGCACAAGTCCGGTCTCAGTTTACCAACTCCATTGTTCATTACTGCGTTCTGGGTTGTGTTACAGAGGAGGGAGGAGTGTTGGCACTTGTAGTTATAAAAAGAGAAGAGTTCCTACTCTGGTAAAGACCAGAGCATAGATTAGGAAGGCAGGGAGCACACCTCTCCTTGGATCATACCACGTTAGAAGCATTGAAATCTGAAGAGAATCTCAGGATTAGTTGTGAAAATAATAGGGTAGGAAAAGCCTGAAATTGGGGGCATTGCTCTTCCCCTCAATTCATTGGAGTCTAATTAACAAAGTTCAAAGCCACAAAATAAGCTgaaaaatgagcagacaacaaaAAGAACGACTAAAAAATGATTATAGTAACAGGGAAGCTCAAGATACGAACTCAGATAAAGACAATGATACAAAAACATCTATGagcaaagccttaaagaaaaaaataactatattggACACAAACTCaagaagaattcctggaagagttaaagattttttaaaagagcaaaaaggcattttaaaaattgaattaaggTAGGTATAAACTATATCACACTATTGACTACCTTGGGGAAGGGAGGggctagagggagggagggagacaaatctgaattctaaaatgtcagaaaacaattgtcaaaaattgttcctacgtgactctaaatgatcactctattgcaaataataatatggaaataggtcttgatcaatgatacttgtaaaacccagttgaattgccctttggctatgggagaggggagggaaagaacatgaatcatgtaaccatgggaaaatattcttaattaattaattaaaggaatTTTTAATTGTTCCTACatgtaactgagaaaataaaaaaaaatctgaagaaaatgatagaatgcttttatcttttcaaagcctttaacaaaagacaaaagCCTAGCCCATTTAGATGCCTTGGGGACTGGGAAAAAATTACATTACCTTTAGAAATTGGACTATTTATGCCTAACTTTCAAAATGGAGGTTGAAGAAAATGATCAATTTCTCATAGGAATACtcctaataaataatacaattcagAATTTAAATAGTTAAATGAATGGTAGAGtaataattggggaaaattagaagaatgaaagaaaattatgaaaaaaattattgatagtttgattttaaaaaaagcacaaaaacagtgaagaaaataaaatttgaaaaaaaaattggcccaatggtaaaaaaaaaaaaaaaagaaatctcattgaaagaaagaaattttaaaaagcagaattggccaaattgtaaaaagagaaacaaaagctcaatatggaaaataatttcttaaaaattagaattggtcaagtggaaaacAACTCATGAGAtattaaagacaaaacaaaagcaacagaataaaaaaataaaaggaaatgtgaaatatctcattagaggAACCACTTTCCTGGAAAAAAGATTGAGAAGAgagaatctaagaattattggtaggacaataggtggctcagtggatagagaaccaggcctggaaatgggaagtaatgggtttgaatctggtctcagaacttcctgactctgtgaccctgggcaagtcattcaactccaattgcctaactcataccacttctctgccttggaatcaatacttaattttaagaaagaaggtaagagtttaaaaaaaatcaaataaatagataaaaaagaattattggactaaaaGTGAAGCCAAGATAGTAGattaaaaacaataaaccaaTTGAATTCTCCTagcattcccctccaaacaacttttaaataacttcttaaataaaattttggagcagcagagccaacaaaagtgagacatttttctagcctaagaaaatttaagaagtaAGCAGGCGAGGTCTTTGATTTGGGAGTGGGAGCTGGGCCAGAGCACAACAGCATTAAGAGCTGCAGCCCTTGAAGGCAGCTACAATAGCAGAGCTGGTGGTAGCA is part of the Gracilinanus agilis isolate LMUSP501 chromosome X, AgileGrace, whole genome shotgun sequence genome and harbors:
- the LOC123253269 gene encoding putative RNA-binding protein Luc7-like 2 isoform X1 — encoded protein: MSAHAQMRAMLDQLMGTSRDGDTTRQRIKFSDDRVCKSHLLNCCPHDVLSGTRMDLGECLKVHDLALRADYEIASKEQDFFFELDAMDHLQSFIADCDRRTEVAKKRLAETQEEISAEVAAKAERVHELNEEIGKLLAKVEQLGAEGNVEESQKVMDEVEKARAKKREAEEVYRNSMPASSFQQQKLRVCEVCSAYLGLHDNDRRLADHFGGKLHLGFIEIREKLQELKRVVAEKQEKRNQERLKRREEREREEREKLRRSRSHSKNPKRSRSREHRRHRSRSTSQERKRTRSKSHEKRHRHRSRSSSHSHQRSGHSSRDRSKEKSKRRSSKERSSGDKERLRDQDLASYDKNRRSRDWSPRDREKKDKKRSYESANGCSEDRRSSEEPEAGEI
- the LOC123253269 gene encoding putative RNA-binding protein Luc7-like 2 isoform X2, encoding MSAHAQMRAMLDQLMGTSRDGDTTRQRIKFSDDRVCKSHLLNCCPHDVLSGTRMDLGECLKVHDLALRADYEIASKEQDFFFELDAMDHLQSFIADCDRRTEVAKKRLAETQEEISAEVAAKAERVHELNEEIGKLLAKVEQLGAEGNVEESQKVMDEVEKARAKKREAEEVYRNSMPASSFQQQKLRVCEVCSAYLGLHDNDRRLADHFGGKLHLGFIEIREKLQELKRVVAEKQEKRNQERLKRREEREREEREKLRRSRSHSKNPKRSRSREHRRHRSRSTSQERKRTRSKSHEKRHRHRSRSSSHSHQRSGHSSRDRSKEKSKRRSSKERDWSPRDREKKDKKRSYESANGCSEDRRSSEEPEAGEI